The Flavobacterium sp. 1 genome contains the following window.
TCAAGCAAGAGGCATTGGCTTATGATTTGGGTGAAGACTGGAATCAGAAGAAAATTTCTATGTTAGAGCAGAAAGATGTTATTGAGGATAGTCTGCTAAAACAAATATCAAACTCATTAAGAATTCCTGTTGAAGCGTTTCAGAACTTTGATGAGGAACAGGCAGTAAATATCATTTCTAATAAGTTTGACAACGGTGCAATTGGCTATCAAAAGAATGATAATTGTACATTTAATCCAATTGATAAGATTGTCCAACTTTACGATGACAAGATAGCTTTATACGAGCG
Protein-coding sequences here:
- a CDS encoding helix-turn-helix transcriptional regulator, translated to MEQKIHQGRNVKRFREMLGIKQEALAYDLGEDWNQKKISMLEQKDVIEDSLLKQISNSLRIPVEAFQNFDEEQAVNIISNKFDNGAIGYQKNDNCTFNPIDKIVQLYDDKIALYERMLKEKDEMMQRLEKLINNHL